One Dissulfuribacter thermophilus genomic region harbors:
- a CDS encoding ribose-phosphate pyrophosphokinase, with the protein MPINKIKIFTGNANPKLAQKICDYLGLPMGRASVKTFSDGEVFVEIGENVRGADVFVIQPTCPPVNHNLMELLIMIDALRRASSRRITAVIPYYGYARQDRKAAPRVPISAKLVADIITTAGARRVLAVDLHAGQIQGFFSIPVDHLYAAPVLLEHLKKFKEGEIVMVSPDAGGVERTRAFAKRLGAGLAIIDKRRERPNESQVMHIIGDVKDKIAIILDDMVDTAGTLCHAAQALKEHGAREVHGCATHPVLSGPAIQRIRDSVLESLIVTDTIPLTEEAKGLDKIKVLSVADLLGEAIRRIHNDDSVSSLFV; encoded by the coding sequence ATGCCCATTAACAAGATCAAGATTTTTACTGGAAACGCCAATCCAAAGCTTGCACAAAAGATCTGCGATTATTTGGGCCTCCCCATGGGTAGGGCATCAGTCAAGACCTTCAGTGACGGTGAAGTTTTTGTAGAAATAGGGGAAAATGTTAGAGGAGCAGATGTATTCGTAATTCAGCCAACATGCCCCCCAGTTAACCATAATTTAATGGAACTCCTTATAATGATTGATGCCTTAAGACGGGCTTCATCACGCAGAATCACTGCGGTAATCCCATATTATGGTTATGCCAGACAAGATAGAAAGGCTGCCCCTAGGGTTCCCATCAGTGCAAAGCTCGTAGCAGACATAATTACCACTGCCGGAGCAAGGCGGGTACTTGCAGTTGATTTACATGCGGGCCAGATTCAGGGATTTTTTAGTATACCAGTGGATCATCTCTATGCAGCTCCAGTCCTCCTTGAACACCTAAAAAAATTTAAAGAAGGCGAAATTGTCATGGTCTCGCCGGACGCAGGCGGTGTGGAAAGGACAAGGGCCTTTGCAAAGCGCCTTGGGGCAGGGCTCGCCATTATTGACAAGCGTAGAGAAAGGCCCAACGAAAGCCAGGTCATGCACATTATCGGTGACGTCAAGGACAAAATCGCTATTATTTTAGATGATATGGTTGACACAGCAGGCACTTTGTGCCATGCTGCTCAGGCTTTAAAAGAACATGGGGCACGGGAGGTCCACGGATGCGCCACTCATCCAGTCCTTTCCGGGCCTGCTATACAACGCATTAGGGATTCTGTGTTGGAATCCCTTATAGTAACTGACACTATCCCTCTGACTGAGGAGGCAAAAGGACTGGACAAAATTAAGGTCCTTTCTGTTGCAGACCTTCTGGGAGAGGCTATAAGAAGAATACATAATGATGACTCTGTAAGTTCATTATTCGTTTAA
- a CDS encoding DUF1844 domain-containing protein — MSEKAVLPEVTFTTFIMSLNTSCLVCLGELPEPSSGETKKDLACAKHTIDTLEMLKQKTKGNLEKEEEDLLSHILYDLKMRYVKALK, encoded by the coding sequence ATGTCTGAAAAGGCAGTCCTTCCTGAAGTCACATTTACAACCTTTATCATGTCGCTCAACACATCTTGTTTGGTATGTCTTGGAGAACTTCCAGAGCCTAGCTCTGGTGAAACCAAAAAAGACCTGGCCTGCGCCAAGCACACCATTGACACCCTAGAGATGTTGAAGCAAAAAACAAAAGGCAATCTCGAGAAAGAAGAAGAAGATTTACTAAGCCATATTTTGTACGATCTTAAAATGAGATATGTAAAAGCCCTAAAGTAA
- a CDS encoding tRNA (cytidine(34)-2'-O)-methyltransferase — MEGFYSQENESINIVLVNPEIPPNTGNIARLCGATKSTLHLVHPLGFKIDDKHLRRAGLDYWDKVEIIHHESLDSFLETYDDSKFLLFSARGSRPYTESHFEPGCFLIFGSETKGLPEHLLKKYQDKTFYIPIWGRVRSLNLSTAVGIVAYEAYRNIGFGRHWRIPVDQS; from the coding sequence TTGGAAGGATTTTACAGCCAGGAGAATGAATCTATAAACATTGTTCTTGTAAATCCAGAAATACCTCCTAATACAGGCAATATTGCCCGTCTTTGCGGTGCAACAAAGAGCACGCTACACCTAGTCCATCCCCTTGGATTTAAAATAGATGACAAGCACCTGAGGCGTGCTGGCCTAGATTATTGGGACAAGGTCGAAATTATTCACCATGAATCACTAGATAGCTTTCTTGAAACCTATGACGATTCAAAATTTCTGTTGTTTTCTGCCAGGGGGTCAAGGCCATACACTGAGTCTCACTTTGAACCTGGATGTTTTCTCATATTTGGAAGCGAGACCAAGGGGCTTCCTGAGCACCTCTTAAAGAAATATCAAGATAAGACCTTTTATATTCCCATATGGGGGAGGGTGCGTAGTCTCAATCTTTCAACTGCAGTTGGAATCGTTGCCTATGAAGCCTATAGGAACATAGGCTTTGGAAGGCATTGGCGAATTCCAGTGGATCAGTCTTGA
- the xseA gene encoding exodeoxyribonuclease VII large subunit: MTDNQFLELFPEEAIKEIRERVDDHKGSHISVKEFLGQAKGFLEDEFPYVSIRGEVSNLALPRSGHCYFTLKDDEAQLRAVMFHGQRLRSGYTPKDGEEVIVHGRPTIYTPRGDLQILVDSVVPYGLGMLERAFEELKVKLQKEGLFDPDVKKPIPQFPERIFVVTSPTGAAIRDFIKTARQRLVTGEIILCPTRVQGDGADQEIIEAIDAIEQIATSRDVIVITRGGGSREDLWAYNSELLARRIFKCSIPIISAVGHEVDFTIADFVADIRAQTPTAAAQVLFPELNEYAERLAHLSLRLSKELRNKIYVHRDQLMRVSKRLKDPMARIYEKRILIDELTFRKDRAFARVLNRYQGIVRDIENSLKKAIGLSVEDKRQRFERLTASLEALSPLKVLSRGYSIVTDEDGAVVKKGADVTQGQRLFIRPYKGRIKCIVEETSS; encoded by the coding sequence ATGACTGATAATCAATTTCTTGAACTATTTCCAGAAGAGGCCATCAAAGAAATCCGTGAAAGGGTTGACGACCACAAAGGCTCTCATATTTCTGTAAAGGAATTTCTAGGTCAGGCCAAAGGATTCCTTGAAGATGAGTTCCCTTATGTAAGCATAAGGGGGGAGGTGTCCAATCTGGCCCTTCCACGTTCAGGTCACTGCTATTTTACTCTAAAAGATGATGAGGCCCAACTAAGGGCAGTGATGTTCCACGGCCAGAGGCTACGTTCGGGATATACCCCTAAAGATGGAGAAGAGGTCATAGTCCATGGAAGGCCCACTATCTACACACCAAGGGGTGATCTCCAGATCTTGGTAGACAGTGTGGTCCCCTATGGCCTTGGGATGCTTGAAAGGGCCTTTGAGGAGTTGAAGGTGAAGCTTCAAAAAGAAGGACTGTTTGATCCTGATGTAAAGAAGCCAATTCCCCAGTTTCCAGAAAGGATATTTGTCGTAACCTCTCCCACAGGTGCCGCCATTAGAGACTTTATTAAGACTGCCAGGCAAAGACTGGTGACTGGCGAAATTATTCTATGCCCTACGAGAGTCCAGGGAGATGGAGCTGACCAAGAGATAATAGAGGCGATCGATGCCATCGAACAGATCGCTACTTCTAGGGATGTAATAGTGATTACCAGGGGAGGCGGTTCCCGAGAAGACCTGTGGGCCTATAATAGCGAGCTCTTGGCCAGAAGGATATTTAAATGCTCTATTCCCATAATCTCTGCTGTTGGGCATGAGGTAGACTTTACCATAGCTGATTTTGTTGCGGACATACGCGCACAAACTCCAACGGCCGCTGCACAGGTACTGTTTCCTGAACTAAATGAGTATGCTGAGAGGCTTGCGCACTTGAGTTTACGCCTTTCAAAGGAACTTCGTAATAAGATCTATGTTCATAGAGATCAACTCATGAGGGTCTCAAAGAGGCTAAAGGACCCGATGGCAAGGATCTATGAAAAAAGGATATTAATCGACGAATTGACCTTTCGGAAGGATAGGGCGTTTGCACGTGTGCTGAATCGTTATCAGGGAATAGTAAGGGATATTGAAAACTCTCTGAAAAAGGCTATTGGATTGTCTGTAGAGGATAAAAGGCAGAGGTTTGAACGCCTTACAGCCAGTTTAGAGGCCCTTAGTCCTCTCAAGGTGCTTTCGAGGGGATATTCGATAGTAACAGATGAAGATGGCGCGGTAGTAAAAAAAGGCGCTGATGTAACCCAGGGGCAAAGGCTTTTTATAAGGCCATATAAGGGTAGGATCAAATGTATCGTGGAAGAGACCTCTTCTTGA
- the ispE gene encoding 4-(cytidine 5'-diphospho)-2-C-methyl-D-erythritol kinase, with amino-acid sequence MNQVIATKAPAKINCFLKIMGRLPNGYHTIYTLFRKISLWDQLTIGVNYAGSSPKIEVRCHGLSGIPNGRDNLAFKAADLFMKKTGIMLDVRIDIKKTIPPGAGLGGGSSDASCVLRSLNTITGNPLSQTELLKLASSIGADCPFFLLEASSAVGLGIGDDLYPVKIPKQYFVLIFPNFFVNTRWAYAHYVLTKSEDEISFVPEKLADFMHWANDLEGVVLKKYPVLKTYKKQLINHGAKIALMTGSGSTIFGLFSNLDAAQRAKEAISRDFEIHEPLNVELAESL; translated from the coding sequence ATGAATCAGGTAATAGCTACAAAAGCCCCAGCAAAAATCAATTGTTTCTTAAAAATTATGGGAAGGCTTCCCAACGGCTATCACACAATTTACACCCTTTTTAGGAAGATTAGCCTATGGGATCAATTGACCATTGGGGTAAATTATGCTGGAAGTTCGCCTAAGATAGAAGTCCGTTGCCATGGCTTAAGTGGTATACCCAATGGTAGAGATAACCTTGCTTTTAAGGCTGCTGATCTCTTCATGAAAAAGACAGGGATCATGTTAGATGTCAGAATCGATATTAAAAAGACCATTCCCCCAGGGGCTGGACTAGGTGGCGGCAGCAGCGATGCATCCTGTGTGCTCCGTTCGTTGAATACAATTACAGGAAATCCCCTATCGCAGACAGAACTCCTGAAACTTGCCTCGTCAATCGGAGCAGATTGTCCTTTCTTTTTATTAGAGGCCTCATCAGCAGTGGGACTTGGGATTGGAGATGACCTCTATCCAGTAAAAATTCCTAAACAGTATTTTGTTTTAATTTTTCCAAATTTTTTTGTAAATACCAGATGGGCTTATGCCCATTATGTATTGACAAAAAGTGAAGATGAAATTAGTTTTGTGCCAGAAAAATTAGCTGACTTCATGCACTGGGCAAATGACCTCGAGGGGGTTGTTTTAAAAAAATATCCAGTGCTAAAAACGTACAAAAAACAGTTAATTAATCATGGAGCAAAAATTGCTCTCATGACTGGTAGTGGCTCAACAATTTTTGGCCTTTTTTCAAACCTAGATGCGGCTCAGAGGGCCAAAGAGGCCATATCAAGAGACTTCGAAATTCACGAGCCACTAAATGTGGAGTTAGCAGAGAGCCTTTAA
- a CDS encoding flagellar protein FlaG, with the protein MEPKGIDIPGLIPTQGTSLKADRKSAPSIRPVVETKEGELKNLLETNRETQKGLFSLTEKDAKNATEMLNAELKDVPNVEVDWKFNRDAGVLVVFVKDKNTGRVLREIPPEQVLEILSGDSHQGLIIDRKA; encoded by the coding sequence ATGGAGCCCAAAGGCATTGACATACCTGGCCTTATACCTACTCAAGGTACATCACTGAAGGCAGATAGAAAGAGTGCCCCTTCCATAAGGCCTGTAGTTGAAACCAAAGAAGGGGAGTTGAAGAACCTCTTAGAGACCAATAGAGAGACTCAAAAAGGGCTATTTTCTTTAACTGAAAAGGATGCAAAGAATGCCACTGAGATGTTAAATGCAGAGCTAAAAGATGTCCCCAATGTTGAGGTAGACTGGAAGTTTAACAGGGATGCAGGGGTGCTTGTGGTATTTGTGAAAGATAAGAACACAGGACGTGTTTTGCGGGAAATACCACCTGAACAGGTCCTCGAAATTCTTTCAGGTGACTCCCACCAGGGATTGATAATTGATCGGAAGGCGTAA
- a CDS encoding M23 family metallopeptidase — protein sequence MYRGRDLFLRRLCVCLTLFFAIFLAIYEVAESREQVFSIRLLPKKVYQGEMVKVFIRPTSPEIRLLSCNFLGKEIPYVKDKTSYWCLLGAGLNEKTGLRLLTLRWEKGGEKGIWTVPIMVYKKDYPKEFLKVPEKMVEFPKPILKRVLEDQRAIRSALSSVSFNKFFDGHFIKPVPGQIKSPFGLRRYFNRKPRNPHSGVDLSAQRGTPVLASNSGRIVLVRDCYLSGKTVVINHGLGLYSIYAHLDKTFVHTGQIVQKGEKIGLSGMTGRATGPHLHWGISLYGMRVDPLSVLRIF from the coding sequence ATGTATCGTGGAAGAGACCTCTTCTTGAGGAGACTGTGTGTTTGTTTGACCCTATTTTTCGCCATTTTTCTGGCAATTTACGAAGTTGCTGAGTCAAGGGAACAGGTCTTTTCAATAAGACTGTTGCCGAAAAAGGTTTATCAAGGAGAGATGGTGAAGGTCTTTATTAGGCCAACCTCACCAGAGATAAGACTCCTTTCCTGTAATTTTCTTGGAAAGGAAATCCCTTATGTAAAAGATAAGACGTCATATTGGTGCCTGCTGGGAGCTGGTTTAAATGAAAAAACAGGGCTAAGGCTCCTTACCTTGAGGTGGGAAAAGGGGGGAGAAAAGGGCATATGGACTGTACCAATCATGGTCTATAAGAAAGACTATCCTAAGGAATTTTTAAAGGTCCCTGAAAAGATGGTGGAATTTCCAAAGCCCATTTTAAAGAGGGTTTTGGAGGATCAAAGGGCAATTAGAAGCGCGCTTTCATCTGTTAGTTTCAACAAATTTTTTGATGGTCATTTCATAAAGCCAGTTCCAGGCCAAATAAAAAGCCCTTTTGGCCTAAGACGTTATTTTAATAGAAAACCCAGGAATCCCCATTCTGGAGTTGACCTTTCGGCCCAACGCGGGACACCGGTCCTTGCATCGAATTCAGGACGTATAGTCCTTGTTAGGGACTGTTATTTAAGTGGAAAGACCGTTGTCATCAATCATGGACTGGGACTCTATTCTATTTACGCCCATCTCGATAAGACGTTTGTGCATACCGGACAGATAGTCCAAAAAGGAGAAAAGATTGGACTTTCTGGGATGACTGGAAGGGCGACGGGGCCGCATCTGCATTGGGGTATAAGTTTATATGGTATGCGGGTGGACCCTTTGTCAGTATTGAGGATTTTTTAA
- a CDS encoding 50S ribosomal protein L25 codes for MLRFELDASVREKTGKGVARKLRADGQIPSIIYGPGIQPVPLAINAHEFKKLLIKAKGERILFTLNLQNNGSSEQRLALIKELQRHPVNDSIRHVDFYEVAMDRELHIEVPVKLVGKARGVEVEKGVLEIKRRTLEVACLPTNIPDEIEVDVTDLGLGEAIHIGDVTPPEGVRIVDPPRLTIVTIVGSGVSTTEEEGEEEADTE; via the coding sequence ATGTTAAGGTTTGAATTGGATGCGTCGGTGAGAGAAAAAACAGGCAAAGGTGTCGCCAGGAAATTGAGAGCAGATGGCCAAATTCCAAGCATCATTTATGGTCCCGGGATTCAGCCTGTTCCTCTGGCCATCAATGCCCATGAATTTAAAAAATTGCTCATCAAGGCAAAGGGAGAAAGGATTCTCTTTACACTCAACCTCCAAAACAACGGTTCCAGTGAACAACGCCTTGCGCTCATTAAAGAGCTTCAACGTCACCCAGTGAACGACTCCATTAGGCACGTAGACTTCTATGAAGTTGCCATGGACAGAGAACTCCATATTGAGGTCCCTGTAAAGCTAGTTGGCAAGGCACGGGGAGTGGAAGTGGAAAAAGGAGTTCTTGAGATCAAGAGAAGGACCTTGGAAGTGGCATGTCTGCCCACCAATATCCCCGATGAAATTGAAGTTGACGTTACAGATCTTGGTCTTGGAGAGGCAATACACATTGGTGATGTAACGCCACCTGAGGGTGTAAGAATTGTCGATCCTCCAAGACTCACTATTGTCACCATCGTTGGTTCAGGCGTAAGCACAACAGAAGAGGAAGGCGAAGAGGAGGCTGATACTGAATAG
- a CDS encoding B12-binding domain-containing radical SAM protein, translated as MKALLINPWIYDFAAYNFWIRPLGLYSVGEWLWERGVNVTLVDALSPFKAPGKFKRTKIPTPDVLQGIPRQYSRYGISVDEFVYRIKSNSPFDVVFVTSSMSYWYPGVQKAISLVKELFPHIPVVLGGVYATLWYDHANTKTGADLVLRGPIEKNEQQLSLFLNIPLRRVRKKRPWYLLGLHDGVPYAGIRTATGCPFRCTYCGSFEISGPYAPKKCEEVIDELTYLYKEGVGEIAFYDDALLVDFESRLGPILEGILERSLHFKFHTPNGLHARYLNKKVARYMKKAGFQTIRLSLETTSIARQKATGGKVSNEAVVEAVKNLLDAGIDKDAIGIYLLVGLPGQDSDEVRASIEFVKSLGVRPYLAEFSPIPGTIEWQKLVEMRVIPRDLDPLLTNNTVFFRLYSQIGEEDWKDFTARRMNL; from the coding sequence ATGAAGGCTCTTTTGATTAACCCATGGATATACGACTTTGCAGCTTATAATTTTTGGATAAGGCCACTAGGTCTTTACAGCGTTGGAGAATGGCTTTGGGAAAGAGGGGTTAATGTCACACTCGTAGACGCACTTTCCCCTTTTAAGGCCCCTGGAAAGTTCAAGCGGACAAAAATCCCTACTCCAGACGTCTTACAAGGCATACCCAGACAATATTCTCGTTATGGAATAAGCGTGGACGAATTCGTTTATAGAATTAAATCCAATTCTCCTTTCGATGTAGTATTCGTGACCTCATCCATGTCTTATTGGTACCCTGGAGTCCAGAAGGCGATCTCCCTAGTAAAAGAGCTCTTTCCCCACATACCAGTGGTCTTAGGTGGGGTATACGCAACACTTTGGTATGATCATGCCAATACAAAAACCGGCGCAGATCTCGTGCTAAGGGGACCTATTGAGAAAAACGAACAACAACTCTCTCTTTTCCTCAATATCCCACTTAGAAGAGTTCGAAAAAAAAGACCTTGGTATCTACTTGGACTCCACGATGGCGTCCCCTATGCCGGAATAAGGACTGCCACGGGGTGTCCTTTTCGGTGTACCTATTGTGGTTCATTTGAGATCTCAGGCCCATACGCTCCAAAGAAGTGTGAAGAGGTCATAGACGAACTAACCTATCTTTATAAAGAAGGTGTAGGTGAAATCGCGTTTTACGATGATGCTCTCTTAGTGGATTTTGAATCGAGACTTGGCCCAATACTAGAGGGGATACTGGAAAGGAGCTTACATTTCAAATTCCATACCCCCAACGGTCTCCATGCTCGCTACTTGAATAAAAAGGTCGCTAGATATATGAAGAAGGCGGGTTTTCAGACCATTAGACTGAGCCTGGAGACTACCTCTATTGCCAGGCAAAAGGCCACCGGGGGAAAGGTTAGCAATGAGGCAGTAGTAGAGGCAGTTAAAAATCTTTTGGATGCAGGAATAGACAAAGATGCAATAGGGATATATCTTCTTGTGGGTCTTCCAGGCCAAGACTCCGATGAGGTCAGGGCCTCTATTGAATTTGTCAAATCTCTCGGGGTACGGCCGTATCTTGCTGAATTTTCGCCAATTCCTGGCACTATTGAATGGCAAAAATTGGTTGAGATGCGCGTGATTCCAAGGGATCTTGACCCATTGTTAACCAATAATACAGTATTTTTTAGACTCTATTCCCAAATAGGAGAAGAGGATTGGAAGGATTTTACAGCCAGGAGAATGAATCTATAA